In Cloacibacterium caeni, a single window of DNA contains:
- a CDS encoding 4-alpha-glucanotransferase codes for MKLYFTINYGTEFGQRLAIQVSEGKNVKTHDLHFSDNRNWKGEIDFFSKSIEYKYLVLDANNQIINEEICHHRLNFVNNFQEYNIYDVWNNKNFPENYLNNKILRNKLGDFKAEKVAILKKHTHHFRIEAPLYSPDWKVVILGNNEALGNWNYADAPKMAQTSVGVWELAVDLKKQKEFVQYKYGIFDEKKGEVIAVEYGENRLAFPNQDAEVLQVHADHYFRFNAEQLYKAAGVAIPVFSLRSESGFGVGEFTDIKKLADWAHKTNLSIIQILPINDTTANYSWTDSYPYAAISVYALHPQYLSLENLQYSIPENLKVEYKHKKDELNAEKFVDYEQMISGKWKFIKAVFEENKSEILKDKDFLKFLNENADWLKPYAAFCVLRDKNNTPNFNNWKTHKKYVAGKISQFFDAKHAEFEGVMLHSWVQYQLHLQLKDAVDYTHGLGISLKGDLPIGIYRFSTDAWTEPELFGMDFQAGAPPDEFSDLGQNWEFPTYNWEVMKENNYDWWKKRFNVIARYFDAMRIDHILGFFRIWRMPMTATQGILGYFYPAVPVTLQEFSARHIPFNYDRYCRPFINDQILWDNFGYEKEAIAEHFLYQENGVYHFKPEYDSQRKLVDYFKTHPRDWMEEKLISLAANVLFLTENNGEDIVYHPRFNIQKTSSYQHLSDWEKNALHELYIDYFFRRQDGLWHEKAMEKLPMLLSATDMLICGEDLGLVPDCVPGVMDALGITALKVQRSPKEDVPYYNPQNAGYMNVVTASSHDSSTLRQWWKENRELTQNYYNNQLNQYGTAPSELLPELAEIIMKQHLHSQAMLAIFPIQEYFATDYEIVNPYADDERINNPAVFPHYWRYRMHIALEDLLQKEHFNNKIAQFVSESNRQ; via the coding sequence ATGAAATTATATTTCACTATTAATTATGGAACTGAGTTTGGGCAGAGGTTAGCCATTCAAGTTTCTGAAGGGAAAAATGTGAAAACACATGACCTTCATTTCTCCGATAATAGAAATTGGAAGGGCGAAATCGATTTTTTCTCTAAATCTATAGAATACAAATATTTGGTTCTAGATGCTAATAATCAAATCATTAATGAGGAGATTTGCCATCATCGATTGAATTTTGTGAATAATTTCCAAGAGTATAACATTTACGATGTCTGGAACAATAAAAATTTCCCCGAAAACTATCTCAATAATAAGATTCTTCGAAATAAACTAGGAGATTTCAAAGCAGAGAAAGTTGCCATTCTTAAAAAACATACGCATCATTTCAGAATAGAAGCGCCGCTGTATTCGCCTGATTGGAAGGTTGTGATTCTAGGAAATAATGAAGCTTTGGGAAACTGGAATTATGCTGACGCCCCAAAAATGGCTCAAACATCTGTTGGCGTTTGGGAATTGGCAGTAGATTTAAAAAAACAAAAAGAATTTGTACAGTATAAATACGGGATTTTCGACGAGAAAAAAGGTGAAGTTATTGCAGTAGAATACGGTGAAAACAGATTAGCTTTCCCTAATCAGGATGCGGAAGTTTTGCAAGTTCACGCAGATCATTATTTCAGATTTAATGCCGAACAATTATACAAAGCAGCTGGAGTTGCCATTCCTGTTTTCAGTTTAAGAAGCGAAAGCGGTTTTGGAGTTGGGGAATTTACAGATATTAAAAAATTAGCAGATTGGGCTCATAAAACCAATCTTTCTATCATTCAGATTTTACCTATTAATGATACTACAGCAAATTACAGTTGGACGGATTCTTATCCTTATGCGGCGATTTCGGTGTATGCATTGCATCCTCAGTATTTGAGTTTAGAAAATTTGCAGTATTCAATTCCAGAAAATTTAAAAGTAGAATATAAGCACAAAAAAGATGAATTAAATGCTGAAAAGTTTGTGGATTATGAACAAATGATTTCAGGAAAATGGAAATTCATCAAAGCTGTTTTTGAAGAAAATAAATCTGAAATTCTTAAAGACAAAGATTTCTTAAAATTCTTGAATGAAAATGCAGATTGGCTGAAACCTTATGCTGCTTTTTGTGTTTTAAGAGACAAAAATAACACTCCGAATTTCAATAATTGGAAAACGCATAAAAAATACGTTGCAGGAAAAATTTCTCAATTTTTTGATGCAAAACATGCCGAATTTGAAGGTGTAATGCTTCATTCTTGGGTGCAATATCAGTTGCATTTGCAGTTAAAAGACGCTGTAGATTACACTCACGGTTTAGGAATTTCTCTGAAAGGAGATTTACCAATCGGTATTTACAGATTTTCTACCGATGCGTGGACAGAGCCAGAACTCTTCGGGATGGATTTTCAAGCGGGAGCACCACCTGATGAATTTTCTGATTTAGGTCAAAACTGGGAATTCCCAACGTATAATTGGGAAGTAATGAAAGAAAACAATTACGATTGGTGGAAAAAACGCTTTAACGTAATTGCGCGCTATTTCGATGCGATGAGAATAGACCATATTCTAGGATTTTTCAGAATTTGGAGAATGCCAATGACTGCTACACAAGGGATTTTAGGATATTTTTATCCTGCGGTTCCTGTGACTTTGCAAGAGTTTTCGGCAAGACATATTCCATTTAATTATGATAGATATTGCAGACCTTTTATCAATGACCAAATTCTTTGGGATAATTTCGGTTACGAAAAAGAGGCGATTGCAGAACATTTCTTGTATCAAGAAAATGGCGTGTATCATTTCAAACCAGAATATGATTCGCAAAGAAAATTAGTAGATTATTTTAAAACTCATCCTAGAGATTGGATGGAAGAAAAACTGATTTCACTTGCAGCAAATGTGTTATTCTTAACGGAAAATAATGGTGAAGACATTGTTTATCACCCAAGATTTAATATTCAAAAAACGTCTTCATATCAACATCTTTCTGATTGGGAAAAGAATGCATTGCATGAATTGTATATCGATTATTTCTTCAGAAGACAAGATGGACTTTGGCATGAAAAAGCCATGGAAAAATTACCAATGTTGCTTTCTGCAACAGATATGTTAATTTGTGGCGAAGATTTAGGTTTGGTTCCAGATTGTGTTCCTGGTGTGATGGATGCTTTAGGAATTACAGCGCTCAAAGTTCAGCGTTCGCCAAAAGAAGATGTTCCGTATTACAATCCTCAAAATGCAGGTTATATGAACGTAGTTACAGCTTCTTCTCACGACAGTTCTACATTAAGACAATGGTGGAAAGAAAATAGAGAACTTACGCAGAATTATTATAATAATCAGCTTAATCAATACGGAACTGCACCTTCAGAACTTCTTCCAGAATTGGCAGAAATTATTATGAAACAGCATTTACATTCTCAAGCGATGTTAGCGATTTTCCCAATTCAAGAGTATTTTGCTACAGATTATGAAATTGTAAATCCTTATGCAGATGACGAGAGAATCAATAATCCAGCGGTTTTCCCTCATTATTGGAGATATAGAATGCATATTGCACTAGAAGATTTACTACAAAAAGAACATTTTAATAATAAAATTGCACAGTTTGTAAGTGAATCAAACAGACAATAA
- a CDS encoding glycosyltransferase family protein produces the protein MKILYAIQGTGNGHVSRAREIIPILKKYGELDILISGTQADVNLDEEIKYQFKGFGFDFGTNGGINYKSSFRKADFRQLIKDIRNLPVKDYDLVINDFEPVTAWACKLRGKKSVALSHQSAFLSPKTPIISGIHLGAIILKNYAPATDKVGFHFERYDDFIRTPVIRSEIRNLKPENLGHYTVYLPAYSDEFILKKLSKHPDQKFQVFSKHTREDYSQENVEVYKVNNEKFNQSLAKSEGLLTGGGFEGPAEALFLGKNLLCVPMFHQYEQQCNALAAEKMGATVIWSEKEFDQKLNHWLNNAAPIQVNFPDETEEVIKNLIEKYS, from the coding sequence ATGAAAATTTTATATGCGATTCAAGGAACAGGAAACGGACATGTTTCCAGAGCGAGAGAAATTATTCCCATCCTCAAAAAATATGGTGAACTTGATATTCTCATCAGTGGAACACAAGCCGACGTAAATTTAGATGAAGAAATAAAATATCAGTTTAAAGGTTTCGGGTTTGATTTTGGTACCAATGGCGGTATCAATTATAAAAGCAGTTTCAGGAAGGCAGATTTCAGACAATTGATAAAAGATATTAGAAATCTCCCAGTGAAAGATTATGATTTGGTGATTAATGATTTTGAACCCGTTACAGCTTGGGCTTGTAAACTGAGAGGAAAAAAATCGGTAGCGCTGAGTCATCAATCAGCATTTTTGTCTCCTAAAACGCCTATTATTTCTGGAATTCATTTGGGTGCAATCATTCTCAAAAATTATGCTCCAGCTACTGATAAAGTGGGATTTCACTTCGAGCGATATGATGATTTTATCAGAACTCCTGTGATTCGTTCGGAAATAAGGAACTTAAAACCAGAAAATTTAGGACATTACACGGTTTATCTTCCTGCTTATTCAGATGAATTTATTTTGAAAAAATTATCAAAACATCCAGACCAAAAATTTCAAGTTTTTTCTAAACATACTCGCGAAGATTATTCTCAAGAAAATGTAGAAGTCTATAAGGTGAATAATGAAAAATTTAATCAATCTCTAGCAAAATCCGAAGGATTATTAACGGGTGGCGGTTTCGAAGGTCCCGCTGAAGCTTTATTCTTGGGTAAAAACCTTTTGTGTGTGCCTATGTTTCATCAGTATGAACAACAATGCAATGCTTTGGCTGCCGAAAAAATGGGAGCAACTGTGATTTGGAGTGAGAAAGAATTTGACCAAAAATTAAATCATTGGCTCAATAATGCAGCTCCCATTCAAGTCAATTTTCCTGATGAAACAGAAGAAGTCATTAAAAACCTCATCGAAAAATACAGCTAA
- a CDS encoding DUF3857 domain-containing protein, translating to MNRFFSFILLSFSAFLFSQNYAVSAIPENLLHKANAVVRNDETIIDINAIDNMVQTYNKTITILNKSGENFSSIRIPYDKSVSVSNIKVSILDQNGKVIKKYSKSDFTDASHSPSFSFYDDSRILFLNYMSITYPYSIQYSYTTETRNTVFMPDFFPIDGYNISTEKNSLVINNKSGIRLRTKMHENDFAKISFTENGQKYFYSFSNVPAVEDEPRSPSLNEFLPRAEFSLDQFSLEGKKGNLTQWNEFGNWFYQNLINPVSEVTPALQAEVAALNLTGSTHDKVKKLYQYMQSKTRYVAIMEGIGGWKPMLVEDVRKKGYGDCKALTNYMRTLLKAAGIKSYYCRIKDDRSVQKYDENFPKMFGNHVILMVPTEKGNIWLENTSQEIAFNHLNYTSLNRNVMAISEDEIKLVNTPTYKPEESSEILNAEVKLNPDNSINVDAKFRFSGAQYDFQMPLTTLNKDEVKGALKERFYYLNMENLEANNVTNNRDEALINYEVKLQAKNYSKKLGNDIILRAMPFLDLMQMTSHEDRKLPLEVYFSYQDTYNFSLEIPEGYKLAEVPKSVQLNSEFGSYSLQFSMENGKLVTQRKITILKNIYPKEKFKEYIEFRKKTNNLDNTKILLTKI from the coding sequence ATGAACCGTTTTTTTTCTTTTATTTTATTGTCTTTCAGTGCTTTCTTGTTTTCTCAAAATTATGCGGTTTCTGCGATTCCAGAAAATTTACTTCATAAAGCCAATGCTGTTGTAAGAAATGATGAAACCATTATTGATATAAATGCCATAGATAATATGGTGCAGACTTACAATAAAACCATTACCATACTGAATAAATCTGGTGAAAATTTTTCGAGTATTCGTATTCCTTATGATAAAAGTGTTTCGGTAAGCAATATAAAAGTGTCTATTTTAGACCAAAACGGAAAAGTCATTAAGAAATATTCTAAAAGTGATTTTACAGATGCTAGTCATAGTCCTAGTTTTTCCTTTTATGATGATAGCAGAATTTTGTTTCTGAATTACATGTCAATCACTTATCCGTATTCTATACAGTATTCTTATACCACAGAGACTAGAAATACAGTTTTTATGCCAGATTTTTTCCCAATTGATGGCTATAATATTTCTACAGAAAAAAACAGTTTAGTAATTAATAATAAATCTGGAATCAGATTGAGAACTAAAATGCATGAAAATGATTTTGCGAAAATTTCGTTTACAGAAAATGGACAAAAATATTTTTACAGTTTTTCTAATGTTCCAGCAGTAGAAGATGAGCCTCGTTCGCCAAGTTTAAATGAATTTTTACCGAGAGCAGAGTTTTCATTAGATCAATTTTCATTAGAAGGGAAAAAAGGAAACCTTACTCAGTGGAATGAATTCGGAAATTGGTTTTATCAAAATCTAATCAACCCTGTTTCTGAAGTTACGCCAGCGCTTCAAGCAGAAGTAGCAGCACTTAATCTTACAGGAAGTACGCATGATAAAGTTAAAAAACTTTATCAATATATGCAGAGTAAAACCAGATATGTTGCGATAATGGAAGGAATAGGTGGTTGGAAACCTATGTTGGTAGAAGATGTTAGAAAAAAAGGATATGGTGATTGTAAAGCATTAACCAATTACATGAGAACCTTATTAAAAGCGGCAGGAATTAAATCTTATTATTGTAGAATAAAAGATGATCGTTCAGTTCAAAAGTATGATGAAAATTTCCCAAAAATGTTTGGAAACCATGTAATTCTGATGGTTCCTACAGAAAAAGGAAATATTTGGTTAGAAAACACTTCACAAGAAATTGCTTTTAATCATTTGAATTATACCTCGCTCAATAGAAATGTGATGGCCATTTCTGAGGACGAAATCAAGTTAGTCAATACACCTACATATAAACCAGAAGAAAGCAGTGAAATTCTAAATGCTGAAGTTAAACTAAATCCAGATAATAGTATAAATGTGGATGCTAAATTTAGATTTTCTGGGGCACAATATGATTTCCAAATGCCACTGACTACGCTTAACAAAGATGAGGTAAAAGGAGCGCTTAAAGAAAGATTTTATTACCTTAACATGGAAAATCTAGAGGCTAATAATGTGACTAATAATAGAGATGAAGCGCTGATAAATTATGAAGTGAAGTTGCAAGCGAAAAATTATTCTAAAAAATTAGGAAATGACATCATTTTAAGAGCAATGCCGTTCTTAGATCTTATGCAAATGACCAGTCATGAAGACAGAAAATTACCATTAGAAGTCTATTTTTCTTATCAAGATACTTACAATTTTTCCCTGGAAATTCCAGAAGGATATAAGTTGGCAGAAGTTCCAAAATCTGTACAGTTAAATTCAGAGTTTGGCAGCTATTCTCTCCAATTTTCTATGGAAAATGGCAAATTGGTTACTCAACGAAAAATTACTATCCTGAAAAATATTTATCCTAAAGAAAAATTTAAAGAATATATAGAATTCAGAAAAAAAACCAATAACCTAGATAATACTAAAATTCTTTTAACTAAAATATAA
- a CDS encoding DUF3857 domain-containing protein, with protein sequence MKTKIFTVFLFSISVFVFSQHKFMKYPEFNKNELSKTKSTIKEDAHAEILYSSISNLIINGELETKVFKRIKIYNKEKSSQYLDVEIPLYEGNGERESVSGLKAVTYNLENDKVVNAKVEKDAKFKSKEQKNQVIQKFTFPNVKDGSIIEYQYQLNSPFLQLLDKTYLEFDIPVIYEEYIFDFPKFFGYNYNFQGGLMPKYKEDQAQMMYGQDYYSLRLGFENVPPFKAENFIKNERNYIASVRPELNSTNFNNIFKSYATTWDDVRDKLKEYDDFGGQLSKKSLARNVLSQDILSMTLPKEKAGKILKFVQTTYTWDGNVGLFTGDGIKSLIDSKIGNSAEINLYLIMLMREAGLNVSPMIMNTVNRGILNIAFPTIGAPNYVVACLEDNGNYYLYDATSKFSLPNLLPPRAYNYNAILLKDKKAEILQINNFIESKTYLNVDAKLNEDTTFEGKFKDRDTKTFAILAYDEYVDNKQDYEKKYKERYTFNFNNYKSEVVNDNEFQTSFDFISDSFVDGVGGKLIFNPLLFLFRQNHEFNQTEERKYPIEFLSPYETVKKVVITIPDNYKFENLPKSKKFKTEDEGIVYSYVVSTEGNKITVETSVKIDSDNYPREYYPAFKQIFDAITQLEGQLVTLVKK encoded by the coding sequence ATGAAGACTAAAATTTTTACTGTTTTTTTATTCTCTATTTCTGTGTTTGTGTTTTCGCAGCACAAGTTTATGAAATATCCAGAGTTTAATAAAAACGAACTTTCTAAAACAAAATCTACCATCAAAGAAGATGCTCATGCAGAAATATTATACAGTTCTATTAGTAATTTGATTATTAATGGAGAATTAGAAACCAAAGTCTTTAAAAGAATTAAAATTTACAATAAAGAAAAATCTTCTCAGTATCTAGATGTTGAAATACCTTTATATGAAGGAAATGGAGAAAGAGAGTCGGTTTCTGGATTGAAGGCAGTAACTTACAATTTAGAAAATGATAAAGTCGTTAATGCTAAAGTAGAAAAAGACGCAAAATTTAAGTCTAAGGAACAAAAAAATCAAGTAATTCAAAAATTCACGTTTCCTAATGTGAAAGATGGGTCTATTATAGAATATCAATATCAATTAAATTCTCCTTTTTTACAATTGTTAGACAAAACTTATTTGGAGTTTGATATTCCTGTTATTTATGAAGAATATATTTTTGATTTTCCTAAGTTTTTTGGCTACAATTATAATTTTCAAGGAGGATTAATGCCAAAATATAAAGAAGATCAAGCTCAAATGATGTATGGTCAAGATTACTACAGTTTGAGGCTAGGTTTCGAAAATGTACCGCCTTTTAAAGCCGAAAATTTCATAAAAAATGAAAGGAATTATATTGCTAGTGTGAGACCTGAGTTAAATTCTACAAATTTTAATAATATTTTTAAATCTTACGCTACAACTTGGGATGATGTTAGAGATAAGTTAAAAGAGTATGATGATTTTGGAGGACAATTAAGTAAAAAATCTTTGGCAAGAAATGTGCTTTCGCAAGATATTTTAAGCATGACTTTGCCAAAAGAAAAAGCGGGTAAAATTCTAAAATTTGTTCAAACTACTTATACTTGGGACGGAAATGTTGGGTTATTTACAGGAGATGGTATTAAAAGTTTAATAGACTCTAAAATAGGAAATAGTGCAGAGATTAATCTTTATTTAATTATGCTGATGAGAGAAGCTGGGCTTAATGTAAGTCCAATGATTATGAATACTGTAAATAGAGGAATTTTGAATATTGCATTTCCTACAATTGGTGCTCCTAATTATGTAGTAGCTTGTTTAGAAGATAATGGTAATTACTATTTGTATGATGCAACTTCTAAATTTTCTTTGCCCAATTTATTGCCACCAAGAGCTTATAACTATAACGCTATTCTGTTAAAAGATAAAAAAGCAGAAATTCTACAGATTAATAATTTCATCGAAAGTAAAACCTATCTTAATGTAGATGCTAAACTGAATGAAGATACTACTTTTGAAGGCAAATTTAAAGATAGAGATACTAAAACTTTTGCGATTCTTGCCTATGATGAATATGTAGACAATAAACAAGACTACGAGAAAAAGTATAAGGAAAGATACACTTTTAACTTTAATAATTATAAATCAGAAGTAGTAAATGATAATGAGTTTCAGACCAGTTTTGATTTTATTTCAGATAGTTTTGTAGATGGAGTTGGGGGTAAATTAATTTTCAATCCACTGCTATTTTTATTCAGACAAAACCATGAATTTAATCAAACCGAAGAAAGAAAATATCCTATAGAGTTTCTTTCTCCTTACGAAACGGTAAAAAAAGTGGTAATTACCATTCCAGATAACTATAAATTTGAAAATCTTCCGAAGTCTAAAAAATTCAAAACCGAAGATGAAGGGATTGTTTATTCTTATGTAGTGAGCACTGAAGGTAATAAAATCACTGTAGAAACCTCAGTGAAGATAGATTCTGATAATTATCCAAGAGAATATTATCCAGCATTTAAGCAGATTTTTGATGCCATTACACAACTCGAAGGTCAGCTGGTAACGCTGGTAAAAAAATAA
- the hutH gene encoding histidine ammonia-lyase: MLIYGVDHFTYQDVINIINGKQKANLDKKSKTQIQNSYQNVQKIVKSDKTVYGINTGFGPLCDVKISEEETSQLQENLIISHSVGVGNPIAKELSKIMMVCKIHALSKGFSGISLDVVERLMLMLEKDIIPVVPEQGSVGASGDLAPLSHLVLPLLGLGKVWEGENTVETAQVLEKHQLQPLKLQAKEGLALINGTQFILAHAILGLDKFKYLLDLADLAAAFSIEAYQGSASPFKKELHEIRAYKGSQLVAKRMTKLLKNSENLEYHENCGRVQDPYSMRCVPQVHGASRNAYEHLKQMAETELNSVTDNPIVISDEEAISGGNFHGQLMALPLDYATLAVAELGNISDRRSYLLLEGKYGLPKLLIESSGLNSGFMIPQYTTAALVTENKTLCFPASADSVPTSLGQEDHVSMGSISGRKFNQVLGNLENILAIELMFAAQGLEFRRPLKSSKIIEENYVIIREKVKKLENDRLIGEDILTIAEMVKNRAFKVEV, encoded by the coding sequence ATGTTAATTTACGGAGTAGACCACTTTACTTACCAAGATGTCATCAATATTATCAATGGTAAGCAGAAAGCAAATTTGGATAAAAAATCAAAAACCCAAATCCAGAATTCTTACCAAAATGTACAGAAAATCGTAAAATCAGATAAAACCGTTTATGGAATTAATACAGGTTTTGGTCCGCTCTGTGATGTGAAAATTTCCGAAGAAGAAACCTCACAGTTACAAGAAAATCTTATCATTTCGCATTCTGTAGGAGTAGGAAATCCAATTGCTAAAGAACTTTCAAAAATCATGATGGTGTGTAAAATTCACGCTTTGTCAAAAGGATTTTCGGGGATTTCTTTAGATGTTGTAGAACGATTGATGCTCATGCTAGAAAAAGATATTATTCCTGTAGTTCCAGAGCAAGGTTCAGTTGGCGCAAGTGGAGATTTGGCGCCACTTTCTCATTTGGTTTTACCACTTTTAGGTTTAGGAAAAGTTTGGGAAGGCGAAAATACAGTAGAAACTGCCCAAGTTTTAGAAAAACATCAATTACAGCCTTTAAAATTACAAGCTAAAGAAGGTTTAGCGCTGATTAATGGAACTCAATTTATTCTGGCACATGCGATTTTAGGCTTGGATAAATTTAAATACTTATTAGATTTAGCAGATTTAGCTGCTGCTTTTTCGATTGAAGCATATCAAGGTTCTGCAAGTCCTTTTAAGAAAGAATTACACGAAATTAGAGCGTATAAAGGCAGTCAATTGGTGGCGAAAAGAATGACCAAACTGCTTAAAAATTCTGAAAATTTAGAATACCACGAAAATTGTGGAAGAGTGCAAGACCCGTATTCTATGCGTTGTGTTCCACAAGTTCATGGTGCGAGTAGAAATGCTTATGAACATTTAAAACAAATGGCAGAAACAGAATTGAATTCTGTAACGGATAATCCTATTGTAATTTCTGATGAAGAAGCAATTTCTGGAGGGAATTTTCATGGTCAATTAATGGCGCTTCCTCTTGATTACGCTACTTTAGCTGTCGCAGAATTAGGAAATATTTCTGATAGAAGAAGTTATCTTTTACTCGAAGGGAAATATGGTTTGCCAAAATTATTGATTGAAAGTTCTGGATTGAATTCAGGATTCATGATTCCGCAATATACTACTGCAGCATTGGTTACCGAAAATAAAACGCTTTGTTTCCCTGCTTCGGCAGATTCTGTTCCTACGAGTTTGGGTCAAGAAGACCATGTTTCTATGGGAAGTATTTCGGGTAGAAAATTTAATCAAGTTTTAGGGAATTTAGAAAATATTTTAGCGATAGAACTTATGTTTGCAGCGCAAGGTTTAGAGTTCCGTAGACCGCTGAAATCTTCTAAAATCATCGAAGAAAACTATGTGATTATTCGTGAAAAAGTGAAAAAACTAGAAAACGACAGATTAATTGGCGAAGATATTCTTACCATTGCAGAAATGGTGAAAAATAGAGCATTTAAAGTGGAGGTTTAA
- a CDS encoding IS3 family transposase (programmed frameshift) — MENREKTVEKRTQQDYTMAFKLGIVSRVEKGEFTYKQAQQHYGIQGRSTVLVWLRKYGNLDWSKPTIHTMLQSKETPAEKIKRLEKELADEKLKTKVLNMMIDISDKQYGTQIRKKFYAQTVRQLQEKGLSLSKICRLFGISRQAIYQQRQRLCVREKELEKVKRFVEEIRLEQPRIGTRKLYYLLKNKFKLEKIKIGRDALFNYLRRENLLIYPKKRYTRTTFSKHWLRKHPNLLKTTCLKRKEQVFVSDITYIKTKTNVCYLSLVTDAYSRKIMGYELSENMNAENVVKALKMAVKNRTTHLPLIHHSDRGLQYCSEVYQKVLVENKIKPSMTDGYDCYQNALAERINGILKQEFLIYKCKNIQDLKQMVKESIYIYNNKRPHLSLKMKTPETIHKKSGKSISSGLVS, encoded by the exons ATGGAAAATCGAGAGAAGACAGTAGAAAAGCGTACACAACAAGATTACACAATGGCTTTTAAATTAGGTATTGTAAGCCGTGTAGAAAAGGGCGAATTCACTTACAAACAGGCACAGCAACATTACGGTATCCAAGGTAGAAGTACCGTTTTGGTTTGGCTCAGAAAATATGGTAATTTAGATTGGAGCAAACCCACCATTCATACCATGTTACAATCCAAAGAAACACCCGCCGAAAAGATTAAAAGATTAGAGAAAGAATTAGCTGATGAGAAACTAAAAACCAAAGTTCTCAATATGATGATTGATATCTCGGACAAGCAATACGGCACACAGATTCGAAAAAAGT TTTACGCCCAAACAGTCAGACAACTCCAAGAAAAAGGATTGAGTTTATCCAAAATCTGCAGATTGTTTGGGATAAGCAGACAAGCCATTTACCAGCAGCGCCAAAGATTATGTGTTCGGGAAAAAGAATTGGAGAAAGTTAAACGATTTGTTGAGGAGATTCGTTTAGAACAGCCCAGAATAGGAACAAGAAAACTTTATTATTTGCTTAAAAATAAGTTCAAGCTTGAAAAGATAAAAATAGGCAGAGATGCGCTGTTCAATTATTTACGAAGAGAAAACCTGCTTATTTATCCTAAGAAAAGATATACAAGAACAACTTTCTCCAAACACTGGCTCAGAAAACACCCCAACCTTTTGAAAACGACTTGCCTGAAAAGAAAAGAACAGGTATTTGTAAGCGATATCACTTATATAAAAACCAAAACGAATGTCTGTTATTTATCTTTGGTTACGGATGCTTACAGCAGAAAAATAATGGGTTACGAATTAAGTGAAAATATGAATGCTGAAAATGTAGTCAAAGCTCTGAAAATGGCCGTTAAAAACAGAACAACACATCTTCCGCTTATTCATCACTCAGACAGAGGATTGCAATATTGCTCAGAAGTGTATCAGAAAGTACTTGTTGAAAACAAAATAAAACCCTCAATGACAGATGGCTATGATTGTTATCAAAATGCTTTGGCAGAAAGAATAAACGGAATATTGAAGCAGGAATTTTTAATTTATAAATGCAAAAACATTCAGGATTTAAAACAAATGGTTAAAGAAAGTATTTATATTTACAACAACAAAAGACCACATCTTAGTCTGAAGATGAAAACCCCGGAAACAATCCACAAAAAATCCGGAAAATCAATATCTTCCGGATTGGTATCTTAA